A genomic window from Labrus bergylta chromosome 7, fLabBer1.1, whole genome shotgun sequence includes:
- the LOC109984794 gene encoding troponin I, fast skeletal muscle — protein MSDGKKMTSSRRHHLKSLMLQIAASWIEQEKKDIVAAKETYMAETCPSPDVSGDQAALMEICKKIHASLDKIDDVRYDIEAKVQKADKEIEDLKMKVVELAGVKKPALKKVRMSADAMLQALLGGKHKVTMDLRANLKQVKKEVKEEVADAGDWRKNIEDKADRKKMFETS, from the exons ATGTCTGA CGGAAAGAAAATGACGTCTAGCCGCAGGCATCATCTGAAG AGTTTGATGCTGCAGATTGCTGCCAGCTGGATCGAGCAGGAGAAGAAGGACATTGTGGCTGCCAAGGAGACCTACATGGCGGAGACCTGCCCAAGTCCAGACGTCAGCGGAGACCAGGCGGCCCTCATG GAAATCTGCAAGAAGATCCACGCTTCCCTCGACAAGATTGACGACGTGAGGTACGACATCGAGGCCAAAGTGCAGAAGGCCGACAAAGAG ATCGAGGACCTGAAGATGAAGGTGGTGGAGCTGGCGGGAGTGAAGAAACCCGCCCTGAAGAAAGTGCGTATGTCCGCTGACGCCATGCTGCAGGCTCTGCTGGGAGGAAAACACAAAGTGACCATGGACCTGAGGGCCAACCTGAAGCAGGTCAAGAAGGAGGTCAAAGAGGAG GTGGCAGACGCAGGCGACTGGCGTAAGAACATCGAGGATAAGGCCGACAGGAAGAAGATGTTTGAGACTTCCTAA
- the LOC109984850 gene encoding troponin I, fast skeletal muscle-like: MSEGKKMTSSRRHHLKSLMLQIAASWIEQETKDITAAKEAYMAENCPTPDLSQDQAALIEMCKKLHQAIDKIDEDRYDSEAKVAKTDKEIEELKLKVKELGGVKKPALKKVRMSADAMLQALLGGKHKVTMDLRANLKQVKKEVKEEAAEGVGDWRKNIEDKADRKKMFETS, from the exons ATGTCTGA GGGAAAGAAGATGACATCGAGCCGCAGGCATCATCTCAAG AGTTTGATGCTGCAGATTGCTGCTAGCTGGATTGAGCAGGAAACTAAGGACATCACCGCTGCCAAAGAAGCTTACATGGCGGAGAACTGCCCCACCCCCGACCTGAGCCAGGACCAGGCAGCTCTGATC GAAATGTGCAAGAAGCTGCACCAGGCCATCGACAAGATCGATGAGGACAGATACGACAGCGAGGCCAAAGTggcaaagacagacaaagag aTCGAGGAGCTGAAGCTGAAGGTGAAGGAGCTGGGCGGAGTGAAGAAACCCGCCCTGAAGAAGGTGCGCATGTCAGCTGACGCCATGCTGCAGGCTCTGCTGGGAGGAAAACACAAGGTGACCATGGACCTGAGGGCCAACCTGAAACAGGTCAAGAAGGAGGTCAAAGAGGAG GCTGCCGAAGGCGTTGGCGACTGGCGTAAAAACATCGAGGACAAAGCTGACAGGAAGAAGATGTTCGAGACCTCCTAA